From a region of the Acidimicrobiia bacterium genome:
- the mobF gene encoding MobF family relaxase, whose amino-acid sequence MLSIAKARKDYYLQKLGEISPGEDYYLRGGTATGRWHGRGALEQGLKGIVSAEGLVRLFDGQHPATGEQLGRQLRKDGVAAWDLTFSADKSVSLLWAFGDDEVRRHVVEAFEESTAEALTYLESVASSTRGASRTPILDQEGKPILDEDGFPRHRVETWPIRTKGYVSAWFTEFTSRADDPQLHTHVVVGNRVKGVDDVWRAIDGRLLYRHKLAAGYLHEAELRHRLTERLGVRWQPVRNGIADIDGFTRDQIMAFSQRRRQIEAWRNDHGLADTAVANEVATLATRGPKRDHPIDMLMPVWLERGTEVGVTPESVAKVLERSRSVTVPDPAPVFELMASAEGLTAQASTFGRVDAIRAVAEALPEGGRRADIEHLADAFLRRSGVIPILPIHPTTDSLSRLSIDLEPAELEHLLELVNSTQPRIMRRGNGDIFPGLVNERRYTTTELLAIEQRIIDRARKGIAAERWIVPEAQVEAALATQPSLTGGQQAMIRQFATSGSAIEAGVGAAGTGKTTVMAIIGQLATETGTPVMGTALAARAAAGFETATGIPSATITRFLWETKAAGGLPTGTIVVVDEAGMVGSRQLAEVSDLVEAASGKLILIGDHRQLAEIDAGGLFAALTARLPAVELTENVRQDQEWERTALAELRHGSISRAVAMYDRRGLINTAATDDDTITQAVDNWYRDVQDAGDPAQVLLIGHRNTTVDQLNQQARLLIVQSGLLHGPSVNAGDCQFQAGDRAVCLKNRSRLGVLNGDLATVTAVDTERRTITLRLDRTNTDVTVPQWYLDEGNLDWGYALTGHKAQGATARRAHTVAGDGVDREWLYVTMSRGREANTIYLADPELGKDECTHLTHQHPNRLTALIAALGRTAAELAASDTGRRPRTLTDEQLNQRFENLEVELALSEAEDRRLAAAGNQSDLLVEYLDLHSEIHARRRDRLATMTFLPSEWIVATLGERPAEPDRRAAWDAIVDRALLYRTEQGIPDESPGLLGPAPLSREVEQRVAWIAARRDIERNLLKSVAEHQAVGFGL is encoded by the coding sequence ATGTTGAGCATCGCCAAGGCCCGCAAGGACTACTACCTCCAGAAACTGGGGGAGATTTCGCCGGGCGAGGACTACTACCTGCGAGGTGGGACTGCCACCGGCCGTTGGCACGGCCGCGGCGCCCTCGAACAGGGACTGAAGGGAATCGTGTCGGCGGAGGGCCTGGTGCGCCTCTTCGACGGACAGCACCCGGCGACTGGGGAGCAGTTGGGACGTCAGCTCCGCAAGGACGGGGTGGCGGCTTGGGATCTGACCTTCTCAGCGGACAAGTCGGTGTCGCTGCTGTGGGCGTTCGGGGACGACGAGGTTCGACGCCACGTCGTCGAGGCGTTCGAGGAGTCCACCGCCGAGGCGCTCACCTACCTGGAATCGGTAGCATCCTCGACTCGGGGCGCTTCTCGGACGCCGATCCTGGACCAAGAAGGCAAGCCGATCCTCGACGAAGATGGCTTCCCTCGTCATCGGGTTGAGACGTGGCCTATTCGTACCAAGGGGTACGTCTCGGCGTGGTTCACCGAGTTCACCAGCCGAGCCGATGACCCGCAGCTCCACACCCACGTGGTTGTTGGGAACCGGGTCAAGGGCGTCGACGATGTCTGGCGGGCGATCGACGGGCGTCTCCTTTACCGGCACAAACTGGCCGCCGGCTACCTCCACGAAGCCGAACTGAGGCACCGGTTGACCGAGCGACTCGGGGTTCGCTGGCAGCCAGTCCGCAACGGGATTGCGGACATCGACGGCTTCACCAGGGACCAGATCATGGCGTTCTCCCAGCGACGCCGCCAGATCGAAGCGTGGCGAAACGACCATGGACTTGCGGACACCGCCGTTGCTAACGAGGTCGCCACATTGGCGACTCGGGGCCCTAAACGAGACCATCCGATCGACATGCTGATGCCGGTCTGGCTGGAACGAGGCACTGAGGTTGGCGTTACGCCTGAGTCGGTCGCAAAGGTGCTGGAACGCAGCCGTTCCGTCACCGTCCCAGACCCCGCACCCGTATTCGAATTGATGGCTTCCGCTGAAGGGCTCACCGCCCAGGCCTCGACGTTTGGGCGAGTTGACGCAATCAGAGCAGTGGCGGAGGCTCTACCCGAGGGAGGACGACGAGCCGATATCGAGCATCTGGCAGACGCCTTCCTCCGTCGCTCGGGCGTGATCCCCATTCTCCCCATCCACCCCACCACCGACTCTCTGAGTCGCCTGTCGATCGATCTCGAACCCGCCGAACTCGAACATCTCCTCGAACTGGTCAACTCGACGCAGCCGCGAATCATGCGGAGGGGCAACGGGGACATCTTCCCGGGACTGGTCAACGAACGGCGCTACACAACCACCGAACTCCTCGCCATCGAACAGCGGATCATCGACCGCGCCCGGAAGGGTATTGCAGCCGAACGATGGATCGTCCCTGAGGCGCAGGTCGAAGCCGCTCTCGCAACTCAACCGAGCCTCACCGGCGGGCAGCAGGCGATGATCCGCCAGTTCGCCACATCCGGAAGCGCCATCGAAGCCGGCGTTGGAGCGGCCGGGACCGGCAAGACCACCGTCATGGCCATCATCGGCCAACTCGCCACCGAAACAGGAACCCCCGTCATGGGAACGGCGCTGGCGGCCCGAGCCGCCGCCGGATTCGAAACCGCCACCGGCATTCCGTCCGCCACTATCACCCGCTTCCTGTGGGAAACCAAAGCAGCCGGTGGCCTCCCAACCGGTACCATCGTCGTGGTCGACGAGGCAGGCATGGTCGGCAGCCGCCAGCTCGCCGAGGTATCCGACCTCGTCGAAGCAGCCTCCGGCAAGCTCATCCTGATCGGCGACCATCGCCAGCTCGCCGAGATCGACGCCGGTGGCCTATTCGCTGCACTGACGGCTCGCCTCCCCGCTGTCGAGCTGACCGAGAACGTCCGCCAGGACCAGGAATGGGAACGCACCGCTTTGGCCGAACTCCGCCACGGCTCCATCTCCCGGGCCGTGGCCATGTACGACCGGCGCGGACTCATCAACACAGCGGCCACCGACGATGACACCATCACCCAAGCCGTCGACAACTGGTACCGAGACGTCCAAGATGCCGGTGACCCTGCCCAGGTGCTGCTTATCGGGCATCGCAACACCACCGTCGACCAGCTCAACCAGCAGGCCCGACTACTTATCGTCCAATCCGGCTTGCTCCACGGACCCTCGGTTAACGCTGGCGATTGCCAATTCCAGGCCGGAGACAGAGCCGTGTGCCTCAAGAACCGCTCCCGGCTCGGAGTCCTCAACGGGGACCTCGCAACCGTGACGGCTGTGGACACTGAACGGCGCACGATCACGCTCAGACTCGACCGCACCAACACCGACGTGACCGTTCCACAGTGGTACCTCGACGAAGGAAACCTCGATTGGGGCTACGCCCTCACCGGCCACAAGGCTCAAGGGGCAACCGCCCGGCGCGCCCACACGGTTGCCGGAGATGGCGTCGACCGGGAATGGCTCTACGTCACCATGAGTCGAGGCCGGGAAGCAAACACCATCTACCTCGCTGACCCCGAACTTGGCAAGGACGAGTGCACGCATCTGACCCACCAACACCCGAACCGGCTCACAGCCCTTATCGCAGCCCTCGGACGTACCGCTGCGGAGCTGGCGGCATCTGACACCGGACGGCGACCTCGGACCCTCACCGACGAACAGCTGAACCAGCGGTTTGAGAATCTGGAAGTTGAGCTGGCACTTTCAGAAGCCGAGGATCGCCGACTGGCCGCCGCTGGCAACCAGAGCGACCTCCTCGTCGAGTACCTGGACCTGCACAGCGAGATCCACGCCCGCCGCCGAGACCGACTCGCAACCATGACCTTCTTACCGTCGGAATGGATTGTTGCCACCTTGGGAGAGCGGCCTGCAGAGCCTGATCGTCGCGCTGCTTGGGATGCGATCGTCGACCGCGCTCTTCTCTACCGCACCGAGCAAGGGATCCCTGACGAGTCACCCGGCCTGCTGGGGCCAGCCCCGCTCAGCCGCGAGG